A single genomic interval of Musa acuminata AAA Group cultivar baxijiao chromosome BXJ3-4, Cavendish_Baxijiao_AAA, whole genome shotgun sequence harbors:
- the LOC135635529 gene encoding beta-galactosidase 5-like, protein MVVQSSLLLLLLLLFLLPVAYSGVTYDRKAIIIDGQRRILISGSIHYPRSTPEMWEGLIQKAKDGGLDVIQTYVFWNGHEPSPGTYNFEGRYDLVRFIKTVQKVGLYVHLRIGPYVCAEWNFGGFPVWLKYVPGISFRTDNEPFKMAMQGFTQKIVQMMKSESLFGSQGGPIILSQIENEYGPESKAFGSAGHSYVNWAAEMAVGLKTGVPWVMCKEDDAPDPVINACNGFYCDSFTPNKPYKPTMWTEAWSGWFTEFGGTIHHRPVEDLAFAVARFIQKGGSFINYYMYHGGTNFGRTAGGPFITTSYDYDAPIDEYGLVREPKYGHLKELHRAIKLCERALVSADPTVISLGSLQQAHVFSSQSGGCAAFLSNHNPNSFARVMFNNMHYNIPPWSISILPDCRNVVFNTAKVGVQTSQMQMYPINVQSLMWERYDEEVASLEENSLITTTGLLEQINVTRDTSDYLWYITSVDVSPAEGFLRGRKRPVLMVESAGHALHIFVNGQLSGSAYGSREDRRIKFSGNVNLRAGTNRIALLSVAVGLPNAGVHYELWSTGVLGPVVLHGLDEGSKDLTWHKWSYQLGLKGEAMNLNSLEGASSVEWMQGSLVAQNQQPLTWYRAYFDAPDGNDPLALDMGSMGKGHVWINGQSIGRYWTAYAPSEYCNSCSYRGTYRSPKCQSGCGQPTQRWYHVPRSWLQPTRNLLIVFEELGGDATKISLAKRSVSSVCADVSEWHPTIKNWHIENYGRPEEHHKPKVHLRCAQGQFISAIKFASYGTPIGTCGNFQQGACHSPNSHTILEKMCIGKEKCMVAISQNIFGGDPCRNVMKRVAVEAICSSAAQPTS, encoded by the exons ATGGTAGTCCAGAGctcactgctgctgctgctgctgctgcttttccTTCTTCCTGTGGCATACAGCGGTGTCACCTATGACAGGAAGGCCATCATCATCGATGGGCAGAGGAGGATCCTCATCTCTGGCTCCATTCACTACCCCAGGAGTACCCCAGAA ATGTGGGAAGGACTTATTCAGAAAGCTAAGGATGGTGGTCTGGATGTCATACAAACCTATGTCTTCTGGAATGGACATGAGCCTTCACCTGGCACC TACAATTTTGAGGGAAGGTATGATTTGGTGAGGTTTATTAAGACAGTGCAGAAGGTGGGCCTGTATGTCCACCTTCGAATTGGTCCTTATGTCTGTGCCGAATGGAATTTTGG AGGATTTCCAGTTTGGTTGAAATATGTGCCGGGAATCAGCTTCAGAACTGACAATGAGCCTTTCAAG ATGGCCATGCAAGGTTTCACCCAAAAGATTGTTCAAATGATGAAGAGTGAATCACTTTTTGGTTCACAGGGTGGTCCAATCATCCTTTCACAG ATTGAGAATGAGTATGGGCCTGAAAGTAAGGCATTTGGTTCTGCTGGTCATTCATATGTGAACTGGGCTGCGGAAATGGCTGTCGGATTGAAAACTGGTGTACCATGGGTTATGTGCAAGGAGGATGATGCTCCTGATCCAGTG ATTAATGCATGCAATGGCTTCTACTGTGATTCTTTTACTCCTAACAAGCCATATAAGCCTACAATGTGGACTGAAGCATGGAGTGGCTG GTTTACAGAATTTGGAGGCACTATCCATCACCGACCAGTTGAAGACCTCGCATTTGCTGTGGCACGCTTTATACAGAAGGGTGGCTCATTTATCAATTATTACATG TACCATGGAGGAACTAATTTCGGGCGTACAGCTGGAGGTCCCTTCATTACAACCAGCTATGATTATGATGCTCCGATTGACGAATATG GACTAGTCAGAGAACCAAAATATGGACATCTAAAAGAGCTTCACAGGGCAATTAAGTTGTGCGAACGAGCTCTAGTTTCGGCTGATCCAACAGTTATTTCTTTAGGAAGCCTCCAACAG GCTCATGTTTTCAGCTCCCAATCTGGAGGTTGTGCAGCTTTCCTTTCAAATCACAACCCAAATTCCTTTGCCAGGGTAATGTTCAATAACATGCACTACAACATACCACCTTGGTCAATCAGCATTTTACCTGACTGCAGAAATGTAGTATTCAACACTGCAAAG GTTGGtgttcaaacatctcaaatgcaAATGTATCCTATTAATGTTCAGTCACTCATGTGGGAGAGGTATGATGAAGAGGTTGCTTCATTGGAAGAAAATTCATTGATTACCACAACTGGGCTGTTAGAGCAGATAAATGTTACAAGGGATACAAGTGACTACCTGTGGTACATAACTAG TGTTGATGTCAGCCCAGCTGAAGGATTTTTACGAGGCAGAAAGCGTCCTGTCCTCATGGTCGAGTCAGCTGGTCATGCACTTCATATTTTTGTTAATGGACAGCTGTCAG GTTCTGCTTATGGGAGCAGGGAAGATAGGAGGATCAAATTTTCTGGGAATGTCAATCTTCGTGCTGGAACTAATAGAATTGCACTGTTAAGTGTGGCAGTTGGATTGCCG AACGCCGGGGTGCATTATGAGTTGTGGAGTACTGGAGTACTGGGTCCTGTTGTGCTACATGGGCTTGATGAAGGAAGTAAAGATTTAACATGGCACAAATGGTCATATCAG CTTGGTCTAAAAGGAGAAGCTATGAACCTAAACTCTTTGGAAGGTGCTTCTTCTGTTGAATGGATGCAAGGTTCATTAGTAGCTCAAAATCAACAGCCATTAACATGGTATAGG GCATATTTTGATGCTCCTGATGGGAATGATCCATTGGCTTTGGATATGGGTAGCATGGGGAAGGGACATGTGTGGATAAATGGACAAAGTATTGGAAGATACTGGACTGCATATGCCCCAAGTGAATACTGCAACTCATGCAGTTATAGGGGGACATACCGATCACCCAAGTGTCAGAGTGGTTGTGGCCAGCCAACCCAACGATG GTATCATGTACCACGTTCCTGGTTGCAGCCGACCAGAAATCTACTGATAGTATTTGAAGAGCTTGGAGGTGATGCGACAAAGATCTCGTTAGCGAAGAGATCTGTTTCTAGTGTTTGTGCTGATGTTTCTGAATGGCATCCCACGATAAAGAATTGGCACATTGAGAATTATGGCCGGCCTGAAGAGCACCACAAGCCAAAGGTTCACCTGCGATGTGCACAAGGACAATTTATATCTGCCATCAAATTTGCTAGCTACGGGACACCGATTGGAACTTGTggaaattttcaacagggagcatGCCATTCACCAAATTCTCACACCATCCTGGAGAAG ATGTGCATTGGAAAGGAGAAATGCATGGTTGCCATCTCCCAAAACATCTTCGGCGGGGACCCATGTCGAAATGTCATGAAAAGAGTTGCAGTGGAAGCCATATGTTCTTCAGCTGCTCAGCCGACATCTTGA
- the LOC135636174 gene encoding IQ domain-containing protein IQM2-like, with amino-acid sequence MGIAISCPGAAYDSINDSLEAVLNRSIGLGDNVRSTLQSIGFNGRDYCLPAILEAFGLAKSLIKGSFHLEPKISTKSPALEPDNSTKSDDLEGLKFTSLVKRSRESTSIRPDNPKHEAAVKLQKVYKSFRTRRQLADCAVLVEQHWWKLLDFALLKQSSVSFFDIEKPESAMSRWSRATIRAAKVGKGLSKDENAQKLALQHWLEAIDPRHRYGHNLQFYYDRWLQCDSMQPFFYWLDVGEGKEVNLEERCTRSKLQQQCIKYLGPKEREAYEVIVEDGKFMYRQSRQLLDTSNGQKDAKWIFVLSTSKKLYVGQKRKGKFQHSSFLAGGATSAAGRLVVEDGVLKAVWPHSGHYRPTEENFQELMSFLEENSVDLTDVKRSPTEEDDEPCSSLKNSHSELNLAERNVSMETEHRVDLSRLSRGTTTDMASDTSSFEAFKEVNLGCSLADLKLGGEDKSESSIDMQLHHKFRKQIIAEDNEESEDEVHENSTSSDNSKKHYMFQKSNLFLEEQEEDEEAFVPSESILRRMNTKKAIRSYQLGKQLSFKWTTGAGPRIGCVRDYPSELQFRALEQVNLSPRIPEMFRFASPCILKCPTTQEASVLKVLQQQPHKPGNGR; translated from the exons ATGGGCATCGCAATTTCATGCCCAGGAGCTGCCTATGATTCTATAAATGATAGCTTGGAAGCTGTCCTTAATAGATCTATCGGTTTAGGTGACAATGTGAGATCGACTCTGCAGTCCATCGGTTTCAATGGCCGAGACTACTGTTTGCCTGCCATCCTCGAGGCTTTTGGCCTAGCTAAGTCACTGATAAAAGGATCTTTCCACTTGGAACCAAAAATCTCGACAAAGAGTCCTGCCCTTGAGCCGGATAACTCCACAAAGTCTGATGATCTTGAAGGTTTGAAGTTTACTTCTTTGGTGAAGAGGTCCCGAGAATCAACCTCGATTAGGCCTGACAACCCGAAGCATGAAGCTGCCGTAAAGTTACAGAAGGTGTACAAAAGCTTTCGGACAAGACGACAGCTTGCAGACTGTGCCGTACTTGTCGAGCAGCACTG GTGGAAGTTGTTGGATTTTGCACTGCTTAAGCAAAGCTCTGTGTCTTTCTTCGACATTGAGAAACCAGAATCAGCAATGTCACGGTGGTCCAGGGCGACGATCAGGGCTGCAAAG GTTGGAAAGGGCTTATCAAAGGATGAGAACGCTCAAAAACTTGCTTTGCAGCATTGGCTGGAGGCT ATTGATCCTCGGCATCGTTATGGTCACAATCTTCAATTCTACTATGATCGTTGGCTTCAATGCGATAGCATGCAACCCTTCTTCTACTG GCTTGATGTCGGAGAAGGAAAGGAGGTCAACCTCGAAGAACGATGCACTCGTTCAAAACTTCAACAACAGTGCATCAAGTATCTTGGCCCG AAAGAGAGGGAAGCATATGAAGTCATAGTGGAGGACGGCAAATTCATGTACAGGCAGAGCAGGCAACTTCTGGACACATCCAATGGCCAAAAAGATGCTAAGTGGATTTTTGTGTTAAGCACATCTAAGAAATTATATGTTGGTCAG AAGAGAAAAGGCAAATTTCAGCACTCTAGTTTTCTTGCCGGAGGAGCTACTTCTGCTGCTGGCCGATTAGTTGTAGAAGATGGAGTTCTAAAG GCTGTGTGGCCTCACAGCGGGCACTATCGCCCAACAGAAGAGAACTTCCAGGAACTCATGAGCTTTCTCGAGGAAAATAGTGTCGATCTCACTGATGTTAAG AGAAGTCCTACCGAAGAGGACGATGAACCCTGCAGTAGTCTCAAAAACAGCCACTCCGAACTGAACTTGGCTGAAAGAAATGTCTCCATGGAAACTGAACACCGAGTAGATTTATCTCGTCTTTCCAGGGGAACAACGACCGATATGGCCTCAGACACCTCTTCATTCGAGGCATTTAAAGAAGTGAACCTCGGCTGTTCTCTTGCTGATTTGAAATTAGGAGGAGAAGACAAATCAGAATCATCAATTGACATGCAGCTCCACCACAAATTCCGCAAGCAAATAATTGCCGAAGACAATGAAGAGAGCGAAGATGAGGTTCACGAAAACAGTACTAGTTCAGATAATTCGAAGAAACACTACATGTTCCAGAAAAGCAATCTCTTTCTCGAGGAGcaagaagaggatgaagaagcCTTCGTGCCATCGGAATCGATACTCCGAAGGATGAATACAAAGAAAGCCATTCGATCGTATCAGCTGGGGAAACAGCTCTCTTTCAAGTGGACAACAGGTGCAGGGCCTCGAATCGGGTGTGTGCGGGACTACCCTTCGGAACTTCAATTCCGAGCTTTGGAGCAAGTAAATCTGTCACCAAGAATTCCTGAAATGTTCAGATTTGCTTCGCCATGTATCCTAAAATGTCCAACAACTCAGGAAGCGTCTGTGCTTAAGGTGCTTCAGCAGCAACCGCACAAACCTGGCAATGGTAGATGA
- the LOC135582217 gene encoding BEL1-like homeodomain protein 6 yields MSTFCSLSSDQSGTSSDLGLRDPGHASYSESPGPGNMMYLSFLNSGPYRDAVAGGAQTHQNHIELPVATTIISPDLTTGSSDMVPSCLGNHANNAWKNGRSEMLFMQTDRGSIIGTDDLLHAADAQTSLQTQLSIIHGLSLSLQHSNVTLQNQGLSLSLSTQMPVPSIQYPSTSSNIPFFDSNQSTSGNVGPFREEHFQTTNFHDNASPNGLTSLTRLIPNSKYLRAAQELLDEVVNVRKALKQKTDKSQSLPTSAGTITFKDGSGGSKNEGLISNPQAATVNWSSGLSPLVKQDLQNKVSNLLGMLDEIDRRYKQYYHQMQIIVSYFDAIAGCGTAKPYTALAFQTISCHFRCLRDAINGQIQATRKNLGEADNSSSKSGLLSRLRNIDQKLRQQSALQQFGSMQQHTWRPQRGLPESSVSILRAWLFEHFLHPYPKESEKLILARQTGLSRSQVTNWFINARVRLWKPMIEDMYKEEIGDTEIDSNSSENPPKLKEDFQSSEDHEDLQTYGTGRYQTGQIIDSSRPITMNVAEAAATFQHEASAQDSYKYLKANEQRPIGEDSSFLQDAIGHPDVKGRFLAYQMA; encoded by the exons ATGTCTACTTTCTGTTCACTATCTAGTGACCAAAGTGGAACCTCTTCAGATCTTGGCCTGAGGGATCCAGGGCACGCTTCATATTCTGAATCACCAGGTCCTGGCAACATGATGTACCTTAGCTTCTTGAATTCTGGTCCGTATAGAGATGCAGTAGCTGGCGGTGCTCAAACCCATCAGAATCACATTGAACTTCCTGTTGCCACCACCATCATTTCACCAGACTTGACTACAGGGAGTTCTGATATGGTCCCCTCGTGTCTTGGCAACCATGCTAATAATGcttggaagaatggaagaagtgaGATGTTATTTATGCAGACAGATAGAGGTTCCATAATTGGAACAGATGATCTACTTCATGCTGCTGATGCTCAGACGAGTCTGCAGACACAGCTTAGCATCATACATGGACTAAGCTTATCATTGCAACACTCAAATGTTACACTGCAAAATCAAGGTTTATCACTTAGCCTTAGCACACAGATGCCAGTTCCTTCAATTCAGTATCCATCTACTAGCTCAAATATCCCCTTCTTTGATTCTAATCAGTCAACTTCTGGAAATGTTGGTCCATTCAGGGAGGAACACTTTCAAACcacaaattttcatgataatgccTCCCCTAATGGACTAACAAGTCTTACAAGGTTGATTCCAAATTCTAAATATCTTCGGGCAGCACAAGAATTACTTGACGAAGTTGTTAATGTCAGGAAGGCTTTGAAGCAAAAAACAGATAAAAGCCAAAGTCTTCCTACTTCTGCTGGTACTATTACATTTAAGGATGGTAGtggaggatcaaaaaatgaagggCTGATTTCAAACCCTCAAGCGGCCACTGTTAATTGGTCTAGTGGGCTCTCACCTCTTGTAAAGCAGGACCTTCAAAACAAGGTCTCAAATCTATTGGGGATGTTGGATGAG ATTGATAGAAGATATAAACAGTATTACCATCAGATGCAGATAATAGTGTCATATTTTGATGCAATAGCTGGTTGTGGAACTGCTAAACCATACACTGCACTTGCCTTTCAAACTATTTCCTGTCATTTTCGCTGCTTGAGAGATGCCATCAATGGTCAAATTCAAGCTACAAGGAAAAATCTTGGAGAGGCAGACAACTCAAGTAGCAAGAGTGGTTTGTTATCTCGCCTTCGAAACATAGACCAGAAATTAAGGCAGCAGAGTGCCTTGCAGCAATTTGGTTCAATGCAACAGCATACCTGGAGGCCACAGAGGGGTTTACCTGAGTCATCTGTCTCAATTCTTCGCGCTTGGCTGTTTGAGCACTTCCTTCATCC CTACCCGAAGGAATCCGAGAAGCTAATACTTGCAAGACAGACAGGCTTGTCAAGAAGTCAG GTTACAAACTGGTTCATAAATGCACGCGTTCGCCTTTGGAAGCCTATGATCGAAgacatgtacaaagaagagattggtgaTACTGAGATTGACTCAAACTCTTCAGAAAATCCACCAAAACTTAAAGAAGACTTTCAATCGTCTGAAGATCATGAAGACTTGCAAACGTATGGAACTGGACGATACCAAACAGGCCAGATAATCGACTCCTCAAGACCCATTACCATGAATGTTGCTGAAGCAGCTGCCACTTTTCAGCATGAAGCATCTGCACAAGATTCCTATAAATATCTGAAGGCTAATGAACAAAGGCCAATTGGAGAAGATTCCAGCTTCTTACAAGATGCTATTGGCCACCCGGATGTGAAAGGTAGGTTTTTGGCTTATCAGATGGCTTAG
- the LOC103980778 gene encoding vacuolar cation/proton exchanger 1a isoform X2, translating into MASRCYEAARIMEVGNLKGGGGGLGKEVHHGHGRTAHNMSSSSLRKKSDLSLVSKVRCSPLRALLANLQEIFLGTKLFVLFPAVPLAIVANYYHFGRAWLFALSLLGLTPLAERVSFLTEQIAFYTGPTVGGLLNATCGNATELIIALFALHQGKIEVVKCSLVGSVLSNLLLVLGSSLFLGGLANLHKEQLYDRKQADVNTGLLLLGALCHILLLMFRYAVNTGEQAVDAAPTLALSRACSMIMLLAYVAYLFFQLKTHRQLFESQEEDGDDDDDVVSEDEPVIGFASALLWLVGMTVVIAMLSEYVVGTIEAASDSWGISVSFISIILLPIVGNAAEHAGAIIFAFKNKLDITLGVSLGSATQISMFVVPLSVIVAWIMGIKMDLDLKLLETSSLIMAILVIAFTLQDGTSHYLKGLVPLFCYLAIGACFFVFDSQTDQNNGIDAGGLTTTAAVTKAY; encoded by the exons ATGGCATCGAGGTGCTACGAGGCAGCGAGGATCATGGAGGTTGGCAACCTCAAAGGCGGAGGCGGGGGCCTGGGCAAGGAGGTGCACCACGGGCACGGCCGAACCGCCCACAACATGTCGTCGTCGTCGCTGCGCAAGAAGTCTGACCTGTCGTTGGTGTCCAAGGTCCGGTGCAGCCCTCTGAGGGCCCTCCTCGCCAATCTGCAGGAGATCTTCCTCGGGACGAAGCTCTTCGTCCTGTTCCCCGCCGTCCCACTCGCAATCGTCGCCAACTACTACCACTTTGGACGC GCGTGGCTGTTTGCATTGAGCTTGCTCGGTCTCACTCCTCTCGCTGAGCGTGTCAGCTTCCTCACAGA ACAAATCGCATTCTACACTGGTCCTACTG TGGGTGGACTATTGAACGCAACATGTGGGAACGCCACCGAGCTTATCATAGCTCTATTCGCGTTGCATCAAGGGAAGATTGAGGTGGTCAAGTGTTCTTTAGTTGGATCCGTCCTGTCCAATCTATTGCTTGTCCTCGGCTCCTCCCTCTTCCTCGGCGGTCTCGCCAACCTACACAAAGAGCAACTCTATGATCGA AAGCAAGCTGATGTGAACACTGGTCTTCTGCTGCTGGGCGCGCTTTGCCACATACTGCTGTTGATGTTCAGATACGCCGTGAACACCGGGGAGCAGGCAGTGGACGCAGCTCCAACGCTGGCGTTGTCGAGAGCATGCAGCATGATAATGCTCCTCGCCTACGTTGCTTACCTCTTCTTCCAGCTGAAGACCCATCGCCAACTCTTCGAGTCACAAGAG GAGGATggcgatgacgatgatgatgtggTATCTGAAGATGAGCCAGTCATCGGATTTGCAAGCGCATTGTTATGGCTGGTGGGGATGACAGTGGTGATCGCAATGCTATCCGAGTACGTTGTTGGCACCATTGAG GCTGCTTCAGATTCATGGGGTATATCGGTGAGCTTTATCAGCATCATCTTGCTTCCGATAGTTGGCAATGCAGCAGAGCATGCAGGTGCCATCATTTTCGCATTCAAGAACAAGCTG GATATCACTCTTGGTGTTTCCCTTGGTTCAGCAACCCAGATCTCCATGTTCGTG GTTCCACTGAGTGTAATCGTGGCCTGGATAATGGGAATCAAGATGGATCTTGATCTTAAACTGTTAGAAACGAGCTCACTCATCATGGCAATACTAGTCATAGCCTTCACTTTACAG GATGGAACTTCACACTACCTGAAGGGACTTGTTCCTCTGTTCTGTTACCTGGCAATTGGAGCATGCTTCTTTGTCTTCGATTCCCAAACTG ATCAAAATAACGGCATCGATGCTGGTGGTCTGACCACAACAGCTGCAGTCACTAAGGCCTACTGA
- the LOC103980778 gene encoding vacuolar cation/proton exchanger 1a isoform X1 codes for MASRCYEAARIMEVGNLKGGGGGLGKEVHHGHGRTAHNMSSSSLRKKSDLSLVSKVRCSPLRALLANLQEIFLGTKLFVLFPAVPLAIVANYYHFGRAWLFALSLLGLTPLAERVSFLTEQIAFYTGPTVGGLLNATCGNATELIIALFALHQGKIEVVKCSLVGSVLSNLLLVLGSSLFLGGLANLHKEQLYDRKQADVNTGLLLLGALCHILLLMFRYAVNTGEQAVDAAPTLALSRACSMIMLLAYVAYLFFQLKTHRQLFESQEEDGDDDDDVVSEDEPVIGFASALLWLVGMTVVIAMLSEYVVGTIEAASDSWGISVSFISIILLPIVGNAAEHAGAIIFAFKNKLDITLGVSLGSATQISMFVVPLSVIVAWIMGIKMDLDLKLLETSSLIMAILVIAFTLQDGTSHYLKGLVPLFCYLAIGACFFVFDSQTGEYNSFYPLFLLHNLASLHQKMHVDSDLNGITDQNNGIDAGGLTTTAAVTKAY; via the exons ATGGCATCGAGGTGCTACGAGGCAGCGAGGATCATGGAGGTTGGCAACCTCAAAGGCGGAGGCGGGGGCCTGGGCAAGGAGGTGCACCACGGGCACGGCCGAACCGCCCACAACATGTCGTCGTCGTCGCTGCGCAAGAAGTCTGACCTGTCGTTGGTGTCCAAGGTCCGGTGCAGCCCTCTGAGGGCCCTCCTCGCCAATCTGCAGGAGATCTTCCTCGGGACGAAGCTCTTCGTCCTGTTCCCCGCCGTCCCACTCGCAATCGTCGCCAACTACTACCACTTTGGACGC GCGTGGCTGTTTGCATTGAGCTTGCTCGGTCTCACTCCTCTCGCTGAGCGTGTCAGCTTCCTCACAGA ACAAATCGCATTCTACACTGGTCCTACTG TGGGTGGACTATTGAACGCAACATGTGGGAACGCCACCGAGCTTATCATAGCTCTATTCGCGTTGCATCAAGGGAAGATTGAGGTGGTCAAGTGTTCTTTAGTTGGATCCGTCCTGTCCAATCTATTGCTTGTCCTCGGCTCCTCCCTCTTCCTCGGCGGTCTCGCCAACCTACACAAAGAGCAACTCTATGATCGA AAGCAAGCTGATGTGAACACTGGTCTTCTGCTGCTGGGCGCGCTTTGCCACATACTGCTGTTGATGTTCAGATACGCCGTGAACACCGGGGAGCAGGCAGTGGACGCAGCTCCAACGCTGGCGTTGTCGAGAGCATGCAGCATGATAATGCTCCTCGCCTACGTTGCTTACCTCTTCTTCCAGCTGAAGACCCATCGCCAACTCTTCGAGTCACAAGAG GAGGATggcgatgacgatgatgatgtggTATCTGAAGATGAGCCAGTCATCGGATTTGCAAGCGCATTGTTATGGCTGGTGGGGATGACAGTGGTGATCGCAATGCTATCCGAGTACGTTGTTGGCACCATTGAG GCTGCTTCAGATTCATGGGGTATATCGGTGAGCTTTATCAGCATCATCTTGCTTCCGATAGTTGGCAATGCAGCAGAGCATGCAGGTGCCATCATTTTCGCATTCAAGAACAAGCTG GATATCACTCTTGGTGTTTCCCTTGGTTCAGCAACCCAGATCTCCATGTTCGTG GTTCCACTGAGTGTAATCGTGGCCTGGATAATGGGAATCAAGATGGATCTTGATCTTAAACTGTTAGAAACGAGCTCACTCATCATGGCAATACTAGTCATAGCCTTCACTTTACAG GATGGAACTTCACACTACCTGAAGGGACTTGTTCCTCTGTTCTGTTACCTGGCAATTGGAGCATGCTTCTTTGTCTTCGATTCCCAAACTGGTGAGTATAACTCATTTTACCCCTTGTTTTTGCTGCATAATTTAGCTTCGTTGCATCAAAAAATGCATGTGGATTCAGATCTGAATGGAATTACAGATCAAAATAACGGCATCGATGCTGGTGGTCTGACCACAACAGCTGCAGTCACTAAGGCCTACTGA